A genome region from Bufo gargarizans isolate SCDJY-AF-19 chromosome 2, ASM1485885v1, whole genome shotgun sequence includes the following:
- the LOC122926705 gene encoding immunoglobulin superfamily member 1-like isoform X2 — protein MGPATYNIFFIVCYIFVRTRSGVLGELLQPILEIDTEDPNDVNMIGSTAYLNCTNSLNAQKFYLRKDGNKDVMNEQVTPVFTMTNLNAKDSGLYTCQYSRNSEFSKHSKPVHLYVSDRYPPPTITAEPKSIVQPGQNMNIICSSPYPDIIFTLLKGYAPIEESDNNPFTYVIRGASKEHAGQYSCRYRRLSLLSDFSSPLMIDVKALPKPSITLEEIQKVELKISCMAPEKEKKMWFQLFNESKDVIHEIKVVNKSQVDFIVPYPNQSDPRYYCMYRIRMGSDFADSFFSDAAVIWNEPSGTQDYTIENIFRLLLSAIILILLTVIFAKHFKSSDECKSRPSEPSAPRKKLAVDSEYTQLMEEKKNDSAEKSLVPTPPTTTVSDVKEKVNEQEEQQTSM, from the exons GAGAACTGCTTCAGCCCATATTAGAAATAGATACAGAAGATCCAAATGACGTCAATATGATTGGTAGCACGGCCTATTTAAATTGCACAAATTCATTAAATGCACAAAAATTCTATTTGAGAAAAGATGGAAATAAGGATGTAATGAATGAACAAGTCACTCCAGTGTTTACAATGACAAACTTAAATGCCAAAGACAGCGGACTCTATACCTGCCAATACAGCAGGAATTCAGAATTCTCCAAGCACAGCAAGCCTGTACACCTATATGTAAGCG ACAGATACCCCCCACCAACAATCACTGCTGAACCGAAGAGCATCGTCCAGCCGGGACAGAATATGAATATAATATGCTCTTCTCCATATCCAGACATCATTTTTACCCTTTTAAAGGGTTATGCTCCAATAGAAGAAAGTGATAACAATCCATTCACCTATGTTATACGCGGTGCAAGTAAAGAGCATGCTGGGCAGTATTCTTGTAGGTACAGGAGGCTAAGCCTCCTGTCCGATTTCAGCTCTCCACTGATGATTGATGTTAAAG CTCTTCCCAAACCTTCCATCACTTTGGAGGAGATTCAAAAAGTAGAGCTGAAGATCAGCTGCATGGCACCCGAGAAAGAGAAGAAGATGTGGTTTCAGCTATTCAATGAAAGCAAAGATGTCATACATGAAATAAAAGTTGTCAATAAAAGTCAAGTAGATTTTATAGTACCGTACCCCAATCAGTCTGACCCGAGATATTACTGTATGTATCGCATTCGGATGGGAAGTGACTTTGCAGATTCCTTCTTCAGTGATGCAGCCGTCATATGGAACG AGCCTTCAGGAACTCAAGACTATACAATAGAAAATATTTTTCGGCTCCTTCTGTCAGCAATAATCCTCATTCTCTTAACTGTTATTTTTGCGAAACATTTCAAAAGTTCTGACGAATGTAAATCACGTCCTTCTGAACCATCAGCCCCCCGGAAGAAACTGGCGGTTGACTCTGAATATACACAG CTtatggaggagaagaagaatgatTCAGCGGAGAAAAGCTTGGTCCCGACTCCACCAACCACAACAGTGTCTGATGTGAAAGAGAAAGTGAACGAGCAAGAGGAGCAGCAAACGTCCATGTAG
- the LOC122926705 gene encoding immunoglobulin superfamily member 1-like isoform X1, which yields MGPATYNIFFIVCYIFVRTRSGVLGELLQPILEIDTEDPNDVNMIGSTAYLNCTNSLNAQKFYLRKDGNKDVMNEQVTPVFTMTNLNAKDSGLYTCQYSRNSEFSKHSKPVHLYVSDRYPPPTITAEPKSIVQPGQNMNIICSSPYPDIIFTLLKGYAPIEESDNNPFTYVIRGASKEHAGQYSCRYRRLSLLSDFSSPLMIDVKALPKPSITLEEIQKVELKISCMAPEKEKKMWFQLFNESKDVIHEIKVVNKSQVDFIVPYPNQSDPRYYCMYRIRMGSDFADSFFSDAAVIWNEPSGTQDYTIENIFRLLLSAIILILLTVIFAKHFKSSDECKSRPSEPSAPRKKLAVDSEYTQQLMEEKKNDSAEKSLVPTPPTTTVSDVKEKVNEQEEQQTSM from the exons GAGAACTGCTTCAGCCCATATTAGAAATAGATACAGAAGATCCAAATGACGTCAATATGATTGGTAGCACGGCCTATTTAAATTGCACAAATTCATTAAATGCACAAAAATTCTATTTGAGAAAAGATGGAAATAAGGATGTAATGAATGAACAAGTCACTCCAGTGTTTACAATGACAAACTTAAATGCCAAAGACAGCGGACTCTATACCTGCCAATACAGCAGGAATTCAGAATTCTCCAAGCACAGCAAGCCTGTACACCTATATGTAAGCG ACAGATACCCCCCACCAACAATCACTGCTGAACCGAAGAGCATCGTCCAGCCGGGACAGAATATGAATATAATATGCTCTTCTCCATATCCAGACATCATTTTTACCCTTTTAAAGGGTTATGCTCCAATAGAAGAAAGTGATAACAATCCATTCACCTATGTTATACGCGGTGCAAGTAAAGAGCATGCTGGGCAGTATTCTTGTAGGTACAGGAGGCTAAGCCTCCTGTCCGATTTCAGCTCTCCACTGATGATTGATGTTAAAG CTCTTCCCAAACCTTCCATCACTTTGGAGGAGATTCAAAAAGTAGAGCTGAAGATCAGCTGCATGGCACCCGAGAAAGAGAAGAAGATGTGGTTTCAGCTATTCAATGAAAGCAAAGATGTCATACATGAAATAAAAGTTGTCAATAAAAGTCAAGTAGATTTTATAGTACCGTACCCCAATCAGTCTGACCCGAGATATTACTGTATGTATCGCATTCGGATGGGAAGTGACTTTGCAGATTCCTTCTTCAGTGATGCAGCCGTCATATGGAACG AGCCTTCAGGAACTCAAGACTATACAATAGAAAATATTTTTCGGCTCCTTCTGTCAGCAATAATCCTCATTCTCTTAACTGTTATTTTTGCGAAACATTTCAAAAGTTCTGACGAATGTAAATCACGTCCTTCTGAACCATCAGCCCCCCGGAAGAAACTGGCGGTTGACTCTGAATATACACAG CAGCTtatggaggagaagaagaatgatTCAGCGGAGAAAAGCTTGGTCCCGACTCCACCAACCACAACAGTGTCTGATGTGAAAGAGAAAGTGAACGAGCAAGAGGAGCAGCAAACGTCCATGTAG